A genome region from Desulfobacterales bacterium includes the following:
- a CDS encoding nucleotidyltransferase domain-containing protein produces MNNSNIDIVKNTAETIAETVRREDRIVAVYIFGSSLSGACKKTSDVDLAFLMDEPHYASDPVKVVSPAFMIATRIGMSLAKKTDVTILNNASLEIAYEVITTGRCVYENDQDRRLAYECKIRGLYFDFMPFIDKLRSENLERLLNQSGGS; encoded by the coding sequence ATGAATAATTCCAATATCGATATTGTTAAAAACACCGCTGAAACAATTGCAGAAACAGTCCGGCGTGAGGACCGTATTGTTGCGGTTTATATTTTCGGGTCGTCTTTAAGTGGCGCCTGTAAAAAAACTTCCGATGTGGACCTGGCATTTCTTATGGACGAACCGCATTACGCCTCAGACCCCGTCAAAGTGGTTTCACCGGCATTTATGATTGCTACCCGTATCGGGATGTCGCTTGCTAAGAAAACCGATGTCACGATTTTAAACAATGCGTCCCTTGAGATCGCCTATGAGGTTATAACCACAGGCCGTTGTGTCTATGAGAACGATCAGGATCGGCGACTGGCGTACGAGTGTAAAATTCGTGGTCTTTACTTTGATTTTATGCCGTTTATCGATAAATTACGATCTGAAAACCTGGAGCGTCTGCTGAATCAATCGGGTGGATCATGA
- a CDS encoding efflux RND transporter permease subunit, whose translation MKLVDTAIKKPVTVTVGVILLVLFGLISLYRIPIQLTPNVDLAEISVETVWRGASPLEVEREIVDVQEKELKNLEGLKEIKSESRDSLAYINLLFEIGTRTDEALLRVSNKLDQVQKYPDNMEKPIIKSGGRREQAIAWIILKALDGYTGVLPQEYDFLDEYVKPRFERISGVASSNIYGGKEREMQVIVDPKALAARKISIPELMRALDIENKTISAGDFDEGKRRYIARTVGEYTGESDIENVIIKRVNGIPVTVKDVATVSLGFQKADVVMRNVGIPTIVMNAVREPGSNVLVVMQKLRESIDELNKGLLKDRRLKLEQVYDETGYIYSAINLVRKNILVGGSLAVLVLLVFLWNFASTVIVSVAIPISVIGTFLVMTLLGRNINVVSLAGLSFAVGMVVDNSIVVFENIFRHREMGKTRLPAAYDGTVEVWGAVLASTLTTVAVFLPVIFVQEEAGQLFRDISIAISSAVLLSLLISITAIPSLSAQILGKVKEEKATKNRSWTPAGIARGFVNIIAKFVYWMCGYITVRLGVIILLISFAIGMALFLMPKTEYLPEGNREMLFGILLPPPGYNLAELEKIAEVVEADILPLVENGQTSELARELKLPPVKTFFYVAWGQQVFMGIISKVQERTRELLPYVYNTLRKIPGMIAVVVQPGLFEQGIGEGRAIEIEIKGPDLNKLIELGKQIFGGAMQVLPQAQVRPIPGLDLGNPELRIFPNRDRLTRLGMTTNDLGTTVNALVDGAKASTYRLYGDEIDLVVKRANDSKERTQDLAGLPVISPGGEKVTLGSLADIRLEEGPTQINHIDSERAITIQVIPPREISLEAAMDMLNERVVLPIKKSGTLSSLYNIHMGGTADNLTRTRLALQWNFILAIVICYLLMASLFENFFYPLIIMFSVPLAAAGGFIGIFLVNRFIAYQPLDILTMLGFVILVGTVVNNAILIVHQSLNNIRDGHMTPRDAIAESVRTRIRPIYMSTITTVCGMLPLVLFPGAGSEFYRGLGGVIVGGLLISTVFTIFLIPALLSLTLDIAAGVKRIFSRQ comes from the coding sequence ATGAAACTCGTCGACACGGCCATAAAAAAACCGGTGACGGTGACGGTGGGCGTTATTTTGCTGGTACTTTTCGGCCTGATATCGCTTTACAGGATTCCGATCCAGCTGACACCCAATGTGGACCTGGCTGAAATATCCGTTGAGACCGTCTGGCGCGGGGCCAGCCCCCTTGAAGTGGAACGCGAAATCGTCGATGTCCAGGAAAAAGAGCTCAAAAACCTGGAAGGTCTCAAGGAAATTAAAAGCGAAAGCCGGGACAGCCTGGCGTATATTAATCTGCTGTTTGAAATCGGCACCCGAACGGATGAGGCCCTGCTGCGGGTTTCCAATAAGCTGGATCAGGTTCAAAAATATCCGGACAATATGGAAAAGCCGATTATTAAATCCGGTGGAAGGCGTGAGCAGGCCATTGCGTGGATCATATTGAAGGCCTTGGATGGTTACACAGGCGTCTTACCCCAAGAATACGATTTCCTGGACGAATATGTCAAACCGCGCTTCGAAAGAATCTCGGGGGTTGCTTCTTCCAATATCTACGGCGGTAAAGAGCGCGAAATGCAGGTGATTGTCGACCCGAAGGCCCTGGCTGCCCGTAAGATATCCATCCCGGAACTGATGCGGGCGCTGGATATCGAAAACAAAACCATCAGCGCCGGGGATTTTGACGAAGGCAAGCGGCGCTACATTGCCCGTACGGTGGGAGAATACACGGGCGAGTCCGATATTGAAAACGTCATCATCAAGCGGGTCAACGGCATACCGGTTACGGTAAAAGACGTTGCCACCGTTTCCCTCGGGTTTCAGAAAGCAGACGTTGTCATGAGAAACGTAGGCATACCCACTATCGTCATGAATGCCGTGCGCGAACCCGGCTCCAATGTGCTGGTGGTCATGCAGAAACTGCGGGAGAGTATCGATGAGCTGAATAAAGGCCTATTGAAAGACAGGCGGCTTAAGCTGGAACAGGTTTATGACGAAACCGGTTATATTTACAGCGCCATCAATCTGGTGCGAAAAAACATTCTGGTGGGCGGCAGCCTGGCGGTGCTGGTGCTGCTGGTGTTCTTATGGAATTTTGCCAGTACCGTGATCGTATCTGTCGCCATTCCCATCAGCGTCATCGGAACATTTCTGGTGATGACGCTGCTGGGGCGCAACATCAATGTGGTGAGCCTGGCCGGCTTGAGCTTTGCCGTTGGGATGGTGGTGGACAACTCCATTGTAGTGTTTGAAAACATCTTCCGCCACCGGGAGATGGGAAAGACCCGTCTGCCGGCGGCCTATGACGGTACGGTGGAGGTCTGGGGAGCGGTACTGGCCAGCACGCTGACCACGGTTGCGGTCTTTTTACCTGTTATTTTTGTGCAGGAAGAGGCCGGGCAGCTCTTCCGGGATATCTCCATCGCCATCAGCAGTGCCGTGCTGCTCAGCCTGCTGATTTCCATCACAGCGATACCCTCCCTTTCGGCACAGATTTTGGGAAAAGTAAAGGAGGAGAAAGCAACCAAAAACAGATCTTGGACGCCGGCCGGGATCGCCCGTGGATTTGTCAATATCATAGCGAAATTTGTTTACTGGATGTGCGGCTATATAACCGTTCGACTGGGTGTTATTATTCTGTTGATATCCTTTGCAATCGGAATGGCCCTGTTTTTGATGCCGAAAACCGAATACCTGCCGGAAGGCAACCGCGAAATGCTCTTCGGCATTCTGCTGCCGCCGCCGGGTTATAATCTGGCGGAACTGGAAAAGATCGCTGAGGTTGTGGAAGCGGACATCTTACCGTTGGTTGAGAACGGACAGACGAGCGAATTGGCCCGGGAGCTGAAGCTGCCGCCGGTGAAGACTTTTTTTTATGTTGCCTGGGGGCAGCAGGTGTTTATGGGCATCATTTCAAAAGTCCAGGAACGCACCCGCGAGCTGCTCCCTTATGTCTACAATACCCTGCGGAAAATTCCCGGAATGATCGCGGTGGTGGTGCAGCCCGGCTTGTTTGAACAGGGGATCGGCGAGGGCCGGGCGATCGAGATCGAAATAAAAGGACCGGACCTGAACAAACTGATCGAACTCGGCAAACAGATCTTCGGCGGTGCCATGCAGGTCTTGCCCCAGGCACAGGTCCGGCCCATTCCGGGGTTGGATTTGGGGAATCCCGAACTGCGGATCTTCCCCAACCGGGACCGTTTAACCCGTCTGGGGATGACCACGAATGATCTGGGCACCACCGTCAATGCGCTGGTGGATGGGGCCAAGGCCAGTACCTATCGGCTTTACGGCGATGAGATCGACCTGGTTGTCAAGCGGGCAAACGACAGCAAGGAACGAACCCAGGACCTTGCCGGTTTGCCCGTCATTTCCCCGGGGGGAGAAAAAGTAACACTGGGATCTCTGGCAGACATCCGATTGGAAGAGGGGCCGACCCAGATCAACCACATCGATTCAGAGCGGGCCATTACGATCCAGGTGATTCCGCCCCGGGAGATATCTCTGGAAGCTGCCATGGATATGTTGAACGAACGGGTTGTTCTACCGATAAAAAAGAGCGGCACGCTATCAAGCCTTTACAACATTCATATGGGCGGAACGGCTGATAATCTCACCCGCACCCGGCTGGCCCTGCAGTGGAATTTTATCCTGGCTATCGTTATCTGCTATCTGCTGATGGCCTCTCTGTTTGAAAATTTTTTCTACCCCTTGATCATCATGTTCAGCGTGCCGTTGGCTGCGGCCGGCGGCTTTATCGGCATTTTTCTGGTCAACCGTTTTATCGCCTATCAGCCCTTGGATATTCTGACCATGCTGGGCTTTGTCATCCTGGTGGGCACCGTGGTCAACAACGCCATCCTGATCGTGCATCAATCCCTGAATAATATCAGGGACGGCCACATGACGCCGCGGGATGCCATTGCCGAGTCGGTCCGCACCCGCATCCGACCGATCTACATGAGCACCATTACAACGGTGTGCGGCATGCTGCCGCTGGTGTTGTTTCCGGGGGCCGGTTCCGAGTTCTACCGCGGCCTGGGCGGGGTCATTGTCGGCGGCCTGCTGATCTCCACGGTGTTTACCATATTCCTGATCCCGGCCCTGCTGAGTCTTACGCTTGACATTGCCGCAGGGGTCAAAAGAATATTTTCCCGACAGTAA
- a CDS encoding DUF86 domain-containing protein, whose amino-acid sequence MKSIARKINLLLERLARLKYIAGELKSFVDYEKSMDKKDIVERGIQISIETCLDIGKIIISGKGLPEPKDNKGIFVVLAQAGLISDASLNFLVPMAGARNVLVHGYDKVDDALIYGVLKNHLNDFDRFITEIRQGPFSDHGG is encoded by the coding sequence ATGAAATCGATCGCACGAAAAATAAATTTGCTTCTGGAGCGGTTGGCTCGCTTGAAGTATATAGCAGGTGAACTCAAATCATTCGTGGATTATGAAAAGTCCATGGATAAAAAGGACATCGTTGAAAGAGGAATCCAAATTTCCATTGAAACCTGTCTTGATATCGGCAAAATCATCATTTCAGGAAAAGGGCTGCCTGAACCAAAGGATAACAAGGGCATATTTGTCGTACTTGCCCAAGCGGGCCTTATCAGTGATGCAAGCTTGAATTTTTTGGTTCCAATGGCCGGCGCCAGAAATGTTCTCGTTCATGGTTATGACAAAGTGGATGATGCCCTTATTTACGGAGTATTGAAGAATCATCTTAATGATTTTGACCGATTCATCACCGAAATCCGACAAGGCCCTTTCAGCGATCATGGTGGATGA
- a CDS encoding ORF6N domain-containing protein, which translates to MNGIIPIENITGLIYLIRGKKVMLDQNLAVLYGVETKRLKEQVKRNIYRFPEDFMFKLSKKEYENLRSQFATSSWGGTRYAPMAFTEHGVLMISSVLKSDKAIQVNIQIMRAFTKLRHLILDNVELRREIENLRADTNGKFRIIFETLDQLLTVESKPKKKIGFTVKEKKARYGKHGNRQNDSKV; encoded by the coding sequence ATGAACGGCATCATTCCCATTGAAAACATCACCGGTTTAATTTACCTGATACGCGGCAAAAAGGTTATGCTGGACCAGAATCTTGCCGTACTTTATGGTGTCGAAACAAAGAGATTGAAGGAACAAGTAAAAAGGAATATTTATAGATTTCCGGAAGACTTTATGTTTAAACTTTCCAAAAAAGAATATGAAAACTTGAGGTCGCAATTTGCGACCTCAAGCTGGGGCGGCACTCGATATGCGCCAATGGCTTTCACAGAACATGGTGTATTGATGATATCATCTGTTCTGAAAAGCGACAAGGCAATTCAGGTCAATATTCAAATAATGCGGGCATTTACAAAACTTAGACATCTTATATTGGATAATGTTGAACTTCGCAGGGAAATTGAAAATCTCAGAGCGGATACGAATGGAAAATTCCGGATTATTTTTGAAACTCTTGATCAACTATTGACCGTGGAAAGTAAACCAAAAAAGAAAATCGGGTTTACGGTGAAAGAGAAAAAGGCGAGATATGGAAAACACGGTAATCGGCAAAATGATAGCAAAGTATGA
- a CDS encoding DUF86 domain-containing protein, producing MDERIKEHLKHLHRYLLLLEDARKIPFEKFQKDLISRGSAERYLHLAIESCLNIGNRLLAVSQLEKPVKPPETYADIFKELYHLGVLEDWGFMERLMQMAKFRNRLVHLYWELDEHAVYEILQKHLTDLHLFKQTVVDYMNHRGEN from the coding sequence ATGGACGAGCGAATCAAGGAGCACCTTAAACACCTTCATCGTTACTTGCTGCTACTAGAAGATGCTAGAAAAATTCCTTTTGAAAAATTTCAAAAGGACCTCATCTCTCGTGGCAGTGCGGAGCGGTACCTTCATCTGGCGATTGAAAGCTGCCTGAACATCGGTAACCGCTTACTGGCTGTTTCCCAACTGGAAAAGCCGGTGAAACCGCCCGAAACCTATGCGGATATTTTCAAGGAGTTATACCATCTCGGGGTTCTGGAAGACTGGGGTTTCATGGAACGGTTGATGCAGATGGCTAAATTCAGAAACCGCCTGGTTCATCTGTATTGGGAGCTTGACGAACATGCCGTGTATGAGATACTGCAAAAACACCTTACGGATCTGCACCTGTTTAAGCAAACAGTTGTCGATTATATGAACCACCGGGGTGAGAACTGA
- a CDS encoding nucleotidyltransferase domain-containing protein yields MPADVKEKVPVVIEAVSNDPDIVALYAFGSLSDNALRPLSDLDFGVLLSCRLEKKQRFEKHLELIGLFTSTLRTEEIDLVVLNDAPARFSFHITNSGTILYCRDRSALIDFIEMTRMLYLDFKPFRESFDREFLQGIGYHGRANQGAP; encoded by the coding sequence TTGCCGGCTGACGTAAAAGAAAAAGTGCCGGTCGTTATAGAAGCGGTATCCAATGATCCGGATATTGTTGCACTGTATGCATTCGGAAGCCTTTCAGACAATGCGCTCAGACCACTCAGTGATTTGGATTTCGGTGTTCTGCTCTCCTGCCGTTTAGAAAAAAAACAGCGCTTTGAAAAGCATCTGGAACTTATCGGCCTATTCACTTCAACCTTGCGAACCGAAGAGATCGATCTGGTGGTTCTGAATGATGCGCCAGCACGGTTTTCTTTTCATATTACGAACAGCGGTACGATTTTATACTGCCGTGACCGATCCGCGTTAATTGATTTCATTGAAATGACAAGAATGCTTTACCTGGATTTCAAGCCATTCCGCGAAAGTTTCGACAGGGAGTTTTTACAGGGCATCGGCTATCATGGACGAGCGAATCAAGGAGCACCTTAA